A window of Methylocaldum szegediense genomic DNA:
GGGTTACGGCCTCGCGGCCTAACCCACCCTACAACTGGACGTCGCTTTCCCTCGGTTGCCTTTCACTAAAGGTGAAAACGCTCTAACTCTCACGCCTTTTGGTGTCGCGTTACCACTGTTCTCGTCATTTCGGCAGGGATGCCGGAATCCAGGCCATGGACGGTAGCGGAGAAGTTGCTACACCATGGTTCCATCCTGGGTCCTGGATGCCGGCATGACGGTTGATACTCGACAGCATTGACGTAGATAGTCGTCTACCAGGAAATAGCGGTTAAGTCTGTCCATACATCGCGCTACTCCGGAGGACGAACGCCTATCGACTATATCTCAATCGCGATTTGCGATCGCGTATCGTTGCGCTTTGCGGATTCGTTCGGAGATGACCAAGGGACTCGATTCATAGGCAGCCTTGGCTTCGTTCAGCGCGGCTTGGGCGATAGCGGCCTGTTCCGCTGTCAGTGGCAGGCGGCCAGCGACGTGCGTGGCGTTCGGTACGGCTTTCAAAATGGCCGCCCGATTAGGATGCTCGTGGACAGGAATCAGCCTATCCGCTTCCTTCCTGCCGTCGAGACAGATGGCCATGCCAATGACCTCTACCTTGCGGCCGTCTTCGGTCGTTTTGATGTAGGTACCCATGGCTTTTATGTCCCGAGATTCGAGTGTCGTAGTCAGAATGGGGAATCGTTACGGCTTGATGCGCGGGCGTTCGGAGGGGGCGTAGTTGCTGAAATGGCCTTCCCGCGCGGCTTGCGCCCGAGCTCTCGCGATCAGGCCAGCGGTTTTGCCCTGGGGCGCAGTCAGAGAGGGAAGTTTTTCCATGCCCTCGCTGCCGCACTCCGGGCAGGCCGGAACGGCTCCGATGCTGACCAGGAGTTCGAAGGTCCGGTCGCATCGGCGGCAATGAAAATCGTAGATTGGCATATATCGATGTCTCCTTTGTCGATCGAAAAAGCATTCAGAAGGTTTATTCCGCAGTCGGTGTGCCAGACTCGGTTCCTCGCGATTGTTCCCGCTGCCACTCGGAAGGCGTATACACCTTCATGCTGATGGCGTGTAAGGCGCCGGTAGACAACAGTTCTCTGACCGTCGCCAGGACTTTTTGCTGACGCTGTACCGGCGTCAGTCCCTCGAAAATCTCCCCGACCACGACGACCGAGAAGTTGCAACCTTCGCCGTCAACCGAGAGCTGGCAGCCGGGCAGGCCGGTTTCGATCAGGCTACGGACTTCCGCGATCTCCATGGCGATCAGCTTGCTTTCTTGCTGGCAACGGCTTTTTCCAGCATGGGTTTGAGTTCGCCCTTCCTAGCGATTTCTTCAACGATATCGCTGCCACCGACAAGTTCGCCGTTCACGAACAACTGGGGAAAGGTCGGCCAGTCCGAGACGCTCGGCAGCTTTTCCCGGATCGAAGGTGCCTGGAGTACGTTGACATAGGCGAAGGGAACTCCGGTGGCTTTAATCGCCGCGACGGCTTTGGCGGAAAAACCGCACTGAGGCATGTCAGGTACCCCCTTCATGTAAAGGAGTACCGGATGGGTCGCGATCTGTTCGCGAATGGTATCTTCGATGCTCATGGCTGATCCTTGTGAGTTGATCCACCGATTTATCCTTTAAAGTCCGGAAGCAAATCCCAGCAATTCGACGGTAATGTCTTCTGTCCCGAGGACCTTGGCTTGGCAAGCCAGGCGGGATTTCGAGCCGACGCCTACGATGGTGTCCAGTCTTGCGTGCTCCGGAGCCGCGGTTTTCGATAGCCCTTTTTTGCCGGCTTGGACGAAGATGTGGCAGCTGCCGCACTCGGCGTTGCCGCCGCATTTGTGCATGAGCTTTTCGCCGGCGGCCAATATCGCGTCCAAAAGGCTCGTGCCTTCCTGAACTTCGATGGTTTTTCCGGATGGCAGTATGGTTACAGTCGACATGTGCTTACCTCATTGTTCTTGTTGGATGGAGAATTCGATGCCTTACAGAAATCGCCTTCGGTCGGATCGTTCTCGATGAAGTTTCATAATCCCGCGGCGAGCGAACCGATTACCGAGCCGCCGACGGTGTCGGCCGTATCCAGCTCTCTCAGTTTGGCGAGTATTTCCTCGCAGCCGAGCGCGTCGCCTTGGCGCAAGCGAATGAAGGCGAGGGCCTTGAGTGAAAAGAGGTAGAAATGCTGGGGACTGTCATATTGCGTCCAGTCCGTGGTTTCCGGGGTAAGGTTCGAATAACTTTCCGGAAAGCCGCCTTGACGCGCCGCGGTTCGTAACGCCGATCGCGCAGCCTCCTCAGCTTCGGCCAGCCGGCCTTTGTAGAAGTAGAACTTGTAGAGCGAGAAATAAACCGGCAGAGCGTCCGGCGCCTCTTGCCGCGCCTGCTGCAGCAGTGATTCGGCGCGTGCCGTGTCCCAATAGGCGCTCATGGCTTCTTCGAGAAGACCGCCGATCTTGGGCGGCACTTTGCCGGCATAAAACACTTCACGCATGGCTGTCCCGCGCTCCGCGATCGGGTTTCCTCAAGACCACACCGCGGCCGGTGCCAACAACCGCTCCACGGGTTCGCCTTTTTGCAAATGCTGGCTCACGATTTCGCCGACGTCTTCCGGCTTGACCTTGGTGTACATGACCGCATCCGGGTAAACGATGACGGTAGGGCCGACATCACAGGCGCCCAAGCAGCCGGTACTGGTCAGCTGGAATTTTCCATGGAGCTGGCTGGCTTCGAATTGCTGGGCGAAGGTTTGGAACACCGCCGCGCAGCCCAGTTGCCCGCAGGACCCGCGGGGATGGCCCGGCGGCCGGGACTGGGCACAGACGAATACGTGTTTTTCGGGTTTTGCCATGGTTGTTCCTCGTAGAAGGATCGAATGGATTCTTTTAAGCGGTGCCGGGACTCCGATTGTCCGCTTCGCGTTTGCGCGTCAAAAGGCTGGCTTTCATTGCTTCCAGTGAAATGCTCTTGCCGTCCTGATCCTGGAAGACCTTGAACACTTTCTCCTTGGCTGCGGTCGATGTGACGAAGTCGTCATGGGCGCGGGTCAGGTATTCCTTGCAGATCTTCCAGGCAGACGCTTCGTCAAGGTCGTCCGGGATCGGCGACCTGGAAAGGTATTGGTTGAAGCGTTTCAGGATGTGCAGGCGGTTGACGTTCACAACATCGACCCGGTAGGGAACCTCGAAAAATTCGAAGAATTCCTCGGCCGCGGAAAAACTTGCGATGCGTTCGAGTAACGGATTCATGACTGAGAATGCCTTTCAGACGGTTGATTTCGGATGATCGGAAGTTCGGGCGGTTCGGGCAGGTTCGGAATCGGCCCGGACGCGACCGTTTCCCGATAAAAACTCATCAGCTCGGCCGTGCTCGGCGCCCGCTTGGTTTGGCTCGCATGCAGCCGGATGCGTTTGAGAAGCTGAGCGGCGGCGATCTCGTTGAGCTCAATTCCGAGATCGCGGAAGCGCTGGATAACGGCATGAGTTCCGGAGTGCTTGCCCAGTACCAGCCGGTGCTCACGGCCCAGATCCTTGGGATTGACGCCCTGGTAATTGAGGACGTTCTTCAATAGTCCGTCCACGTGGATGCCGGCCTCGTGAGTAAACACGGCCTCGCCCACGATGCTCTTGTTGGGGGCTACCGGGCGTCCCGACGCCCGTGCCACCAGTTCCGAAATCGCGCCAAAGCCACGCACATCGATTCCAGTCTGCATTTGGTATAACTGGTGCAGCGCCATTACCGTCTCCTCGAGCGCGGCATTGCCCGCTCGCTCGCCTAGGCCATTGACCGTGGTGTTGACGTGGCTCGCGCCGGCCTGAATCGCGACCAGCGTATTCGCGGTGGCGAGGCCGAAGTCGTTGTGGGCGTGCATTTCGACCTCGAGATCAACGGCTGCTACGAGTCTCCGGATGCGTTCGAATGTCGAGATCGGGTCCAACAGCCCGAGCGTGTCGGCGAAGCGGATCCGCCTTGCCCCAGCACGCTGGGCGGTCTCCGCGATTTTGAGCAGAAAATCCGGTGCCGCGCGCGAGGCATCCTCGGCGCCCACGCAAACGTCCATACCGGAGTCCAGCGCGCGCCGCACCATGCGGTTCACGGTTCGAACCGCCCACTCGCGATCGCGGCGGAGTTTGTGCTGCAACTGGATGTCGGAAACCGGAATCGACAAATTGATGAGATGGGCGCCGCAGTCTTTAGCCGCCTCGAGGTCCGATTCGCGCATTCGACCCCAGACCATAAGTCGTGAAGGCAATCTCAGTGCCGCAATGGCGGCGATGATCTCGCATTCCTCCGGTCCCATCGATGGGATGCCGATTTCCATTTCGGGCACGCCGACAGCTGCGAGAGAACGCGCAATGGCGAGCTTCTCTTCCCAGTTGAAGGCGACTCCGGCGGTCTGCTCGCCATCGCGGAGCGTGGTATCGTTGATGACGACTTTTCGGGACTCCATGCTCAGGCCTTTCTTTCCTTGGCGAGATTGCGGCTGTAGCGCGGAATCTCCACGGTGAGATCTTCGCCTTTTACGAACGCCTGACAAGCCAGCCGAGAATGGGGTTCCAAGCCCCAGGCGCGGTCCAGCATGTCTTCCTCGGCTTCGTCCGGGGCATCCAAGGACGAGTAACCTTCCCGCACGATGACGTGACAAGTGGAGCAGGCGCAGGCTTGTTCGCAGGCGTGCTCGATTTCGATGCCAGCAGCGAGCAACGCCTCGCAGATGGTTTGTCCTCGACGGGCAGTGACGATCGCACCTTCCGGGCAGATTTCGGCATGAGGAAGAACGGTGATGTTCGGCATGATTAGCCCCCAGTTGCTGCGAGCCGATGAAGCAGTTGCGTCTTCATGATCATGCGTCCAGTTCTTCGAGCTTCTGTCCGGCCAATGCCTTTCTGATGCTGTGGTCCATGCGTCGAGCAGCGAATTCGGTGCTCGCTTCGTTGAGCGCGTCGGCGGCCTTCTTGATGGCCTCCCAGTCGTCGCCGTCAGCCGTTTCCTTGAGAATCCGCATGCTCTCCTGAATGACCGCGAGTTCGTCCGCAGACAACAATTCGGAATCTTCGGCCAAAGCGGCTTCGGTGGCCTCAAGCAGCCGGATTGCCTCGACTTTCTGCTCGCGCAGGCGCCTGGCCTCCATGTCGTCCCGAGCGTGCTTGTAAGAGTCCTCGATCATGCGGGTGATATCGGCATCGCTGAGGCCATAGGACGGCTTGACCTCGATCTTGGCTTCGACCCCGCTGGTCTGCTCGGCAGCCGAGACGCTCAACAGGCCGTCTGCGTCCACCTGGAACGTCACCCGGACACGGGCCGCGCCCGCCGCCATCGGAGGAATGCCGCGCAGCTCGAAGCGTGCCAGCGAGCGGCATTCGCTGACCAGTTCGCGTTCGCCCTGCACCACATGGATGCTCATGGCGGTTTGGCCGTCTTTCCAGGTAGTGAATTCCTGGGCGCGGGCCAAGGGCAGGGTGGAGTTCCTGGGAATGATCTTTTCGGTCAGTCCGCCCATGGTTTCGATGCCCAGGGAAAGCGGAATCACGTCGAGCAACAGCCAATCGTCATCGCCCCGGTTTCCGGCCAGAGCATTGGCTTGGAGGGCGGCTCCGATGGCGACTACTTTGTCCGGGTCGAGATCGACCAGCGGCGGCTGTTGGAAGAATTCCGCAACGGCCTTGCGGATACAGGGCATGCGGGTGGCCCCGCCGACTAGAACAACGCCCTTGATGTCCTCGATCGACAGACCGGCATCGCGGAGTGCCTTTCGGACCGGCGTGATCGTGCGCTTGACGAGATCCGACGTCAGCGTGTCGAAGGTTTCCCGGGACAGTGTGCATTTCACCGCGGTGCCGTTGGATAAAGGCGTGGTGATAAGCACGGAGGTCTGATCGGAAAGGCGCTCTTTGGCCGCGCGTGCCGCACTCAGAAGCCGGCGCGCATCGCCCGCGTTCGGGGCCGAGATACCGGTCTCCCGGAGTATCCAGTCATAAACGGCGCGGTCGAAATCGTCCCCGCCCAGCGCCGGGTCGCCGTTGGTCGCCAGCACTTCGAAAACGCCGCGGGTAAGTTTGAGTATGGAAATGTCGAAGGTGCCGCCGCCCAGGTCGTAAACCGCGTAGACGCCCTCGGCGGCCTGATCGAGTCCATAGGCCACGGCGGCCGCGGTGGGCTCGTTGAGCAGACGGAACACTTCGAGGCCGGCAAGTTTTGCGGCATCCTTGGTTGCTTGACGCTGAGCATCGTCGAAATAGGCGGGTACCGTGATCACTGCGCCGGCGATGTCGTCGCCCAAGGCGCGAATTGCCCGTTCGCGCAGGGCTTTGAGAATTTCCGCCGAAACCTGGACTGGACTCACCGTTCCGACACGAGTTTCGAACTGCACCATGCCGGGTACGTCGGCAAATCGATAGGGTGCGCTATGGCGTTCCGGCAGATCGTCGCGCCCGCGGCCCATATAGCGCTTGACGGAAACGAAGGTGTTTTCGGGATCGTCGGTTTGCCACGCCAGAGCTTCGTAACCGACATCCACGGTGTGGTCGGTTCGGTAGTGGACGACCGAGGGCAGGAGCACGCGGCCTTGGTCGTCTTCGAGCACTTCGGGGCGCTGATCGCGCACAGTGGCGACTAGCGAATGGGTGGTGCCGAGATCGATCCCCACCGCGATACGCCGCGGTTTAGGGGCTTTGATGCCGGGTTCGGAGATTTGCAGCAGCATCATTCCTCCAATTCGGTTTGGGCTAGCTCGATATCGCGGCGGAGTTTTTCGAAAAAGGCGAGCTGGCGTACGACATCTGCCGCCGCCGGATGACGCCTTTCCACATCGAGCAGCGTGGCGAGAGAACCCAGCAGACTGTTCATCTCCTTTCTAAGGCGCGCTGCCAGGCTGTCGAGAGCAGTAAGGCTCTTGAGGGCGACCGCAGCCAGCAACTGTTCGCGCCACTCGATCTGTTCCAGCAGAAACTCCGGCGGCATCGCCGTGTTGTCCTCCTCCCTTGTATCGATGCCATGAATCCGGAGCAGGTAGCGCGCTCTATCCAAAGGCCGTTTCAAAGTGGTGTAGGCTTCGTTGGCGATCGTTGCCCATTGCAGGAACAAACGCTTTTCGGCATCGCTCAAATGCGCTGCCTTATCGGGATGCACGCGGCCCTGAATCTCCCGGTATCGACTTTCGAGCTGGTCGAGATCGAGCTGGAACATTGGGGGCAGTTGGAATAACTCGAAGTAATTACGGGTCGCCTCCAGGGGCATCGTCACGCCTTGATCAAACGCTGAAACTTTCGCCGCAACCGCACTGGGCCTTAACGTTGGGGTTGTTGAACTTGAAGCCTTCGTTCAAGCCTTCGCGTACGTAATCCAGTTCGGTTCCATCGAGGTAGACGAGGCTTTTCGGGTCGACGACCAGAGTGACGCCGAAACTCTCGAAAGTGCGATCTTCCGGCGCGGGCTCATCGACGAACTCCAGGGCATAAGCGAGGCCGGAACACCCGGAGGTCTTGACGGCCACCCTAAGCCCCAGACCGGTGCCGCGGGCGGCGAGGTGTTTCTGCACCTGGCGCGCGGCTTTTTCGGTCAAGGTTACTGCCATGATCGGAACTCCCCTTGTCGTCGAAAATTTACTGGGATGAGCAGCCGGAAGCGGCGACCGAGAACGAGCTGCCGCAGCTGCACGTCGAAGCGGCGTTCGGGTTCTTTATCACGAAGCGCGATCCTTCCAATCCTTCCTGGTAGTCGATTTCGGCACCGGCCAGATATTGCAGGCTGGCTGGGTCGACCATGAGGATCACGCCGTCGGTCTCAACCGTGGTGTCGTCATCGCCGACGACCTCCTCGAAGGTGAAGCCGTACTGAAAGCCGGAACAGCCGCCGCCGGAGACGTAGACCCTGAGTTTCAAGTCCGGATTGCCTTCTTCGGCGATCAGCTCGGCGACTTTGGCAGCCGCTTTATGGGTGAACACAAGGGGAGGGGCGGGCGGGGTTAGGTCCTGAATCTCAACCACAGCACTCATGACACTCTCCTCGTTTCATGCGGCGGATTTGCAAACGTCGTAGCCGGCCTCGGCGGTTCGGCTCTTCGCCCG
This region includes:
- the nifW gene encoding nitrogenase-stabilizing/protective protein NifW, yielding MNPLLERIASFSAAEEFFEFFEVPYRVDVVNVNRLHILKRFNQYLSRSPIPDDLDEASAWKICKEYLTRAHDDFVTSTAAKEKVFKVFQDQDGKSISLEAMKASLLTRKREADNRSPGTA
- a CDS encoding FmdB family zinc ribbon protein; amino-acid sequence: MPIYDFHCRRCDRTFELLVSIGAVPACPECGSEGMEKLPSLTAPQGKTAGLIARARAQAAREGHFSNYAPSERPRIKP
- the hscB gene encoding Fe-S protein assembly co-chaperone HscB, translating into MPLEATRNYFELFQLPPMFQLDLDQLESRYREIQGRVHPDKAAHLSDAEKRLFLQWATIANEAYTTLKRPLDRARYLLRIHGIDTREEDNTAMPPEFLLEQIEWREQLLAAVALKSLTALDSLAARLRKEMNSLLGSLATLLDVERRHPAAADVVRQLAFFEKLRRDIELAQTELEE
- the grxD gene encoding Grx4 family monothiol glutaredoxin, with product MSIEDTIREQIATHPVLLYMKGVPDMPQCGFSAKAVAAIKATGVPFAYVNVLQAPSIREKLPSVSDWPTFPQLFVNGELVGGSDIVEEIARKGELKPMLEKAVASKKAS
- the nifV gene encoding homocitrate synthase, with the protein product MESRKVVINDTTLRDGEQTAGVAFNWEEKLAIARSLAAVGVPEMEIGIPSMGPEECEIIAAIAALRLPSRLMVWGRMRESDLEAAKDCGAHLINLSIPVSDIQLQHKLRRDREWAVRTVNRMVRRALDSGMDVCVGAEDASRAAPDFLLKIAETAQRAGARRIRFADTLGLLDPISTFERIRRLVAAVDLEVEMHAHNDFGLATANTLVAIQAGASHVNTTVNGLGERAGNAALEETVMALHQLYQMQTGIDVRGFGAISELVARASGRPVAPNKSIVGEAVFTHEAGIHVDGLLKNVLNYQGVNPKDLGREHRLVLGKHSGTHAVIQRFRDLGIELNEIAAAQLLKRIRLHASQTKRAPSTAELMSFYRETVASGPIPNLPEPPELPIIRNQPSERHSQS
- a CDS encoding BolA family protein, which gives rise to MEIAEVRSLIETGLPGCQLSVDGEGCNFSVVVVGEIFEGLTPVQRQQKVLATVRELLSTGALHAISMKVYTPSEWQREQSRGTESGTPTAE
- the fdx gene encoding ISC system 2Fe-2S type ferredoxin encodes the protein MPNITVLPHAEICPEGAIVTARRGQTICEALLAAGIEIEHACEQACACSTCHVIVREGYSSLDAPDEAEEDMLDRAWGLEPHSRLACQAFVKGEDLTVEIPRYSRNLAKERKA
- a CDS encoding 2Fe-2S iron-sulfur cluster-binding protein, whose amino-acid sequence is MSTVTILPSGKTIEVQEGTSLLDAILAAGEKLMHKCGGNAECGSCHIFVQAGKKGLSKTAAPEHARLDTIVGVGSKSRLACQAKVLGTEDITVELLGFASGL
- the hscA gene encoding Fe-S protein assembly chaperone HscA; translated protein: MMLLQISEPGIKAPKPRRIAVGIDLGTTHSLVATVRDQRPEVLEDDQGRVLLPSVVHYRTDHTVDVGYEALAWQTDDPENTFVSVKRYMGRGRDDLPERHSAPYRFADVPGMVQFETRVGTVSPVQVSAEILKALRERAIRALGDDIAGAVITVPAYFDDAQRQATKDAAKLAGLEVFRLLNEPTAAAVAYGLDQAAEGVYAVYDLGGGTFDISILKLTRGVFEVLATNGDPALGGDDFDRAVYDWILRETGISAPNAGDARRLLSAARAAKERLSDQTSVLITTPLSNGTAVKCTLSRETFDTLTSDLVKRTITPVRKALRDAGLSIEDIKGVVLVGGATRMPCIRKAVAEFFQQPPLVDLDPDKVVAIGAALQANALAGNRGDDDWLLLDVIPLSLGIETMGGLTEKIIPRNSTLPLARAQEFTTWKDGQTAMSIHVVQGERELVSECRSLARFELRGIPPMAAGAARVRVTFQVDADGLLSVSAAEQTSGVEAKIEVKPSYGLSDADITRMIEDSYKHARDDMEARRLREQKVEAIRLLEATEAALAEDSELLSADELAVIQESMRILKETADGDDWEAIKKAADALNEASTEFAARRMDHSIRKALAGQKLEELDA
- the iscA gene encoding iron-sulfur cluster assembly protein IscA; this translates as MAVTLTEKAARQVQKHLAARGTGLGLRVAVKTSGCSGLAYALEFVDEPAPEDRTFESFGVTLVVDPKSLVYLDGTELDYVREGLNEGFKFNNPNVKAQCGCGESFSV
- a CDS encoding (2Fe-2S) ferredoxin domain-containing protein, translated to MAKPEKHVFVCAQSRPPGHPRGSCGQLGCAAVFQTFAQQFEASQLHGKFQLTSTGCLGACDVGPTVIVYPDAVMYTKVKPEDVGEIVSQHLQKGEPVERLLAPAAVWS
- the erpA gene encoding iron-sulfur cluster insertion protein ErpA yields the protein MSAVVEIQDLTPPAPPLVFTHKAAAKVAELIAEEGNPDLKLRVYVSGGGCSGFQYGFTFEEVVGDDDTTVETDGVILMVDPASLQYLAGAEIDYQEGLEGSRFVIKNPNAASTCSCGSSFSVAASGCSSQ